From the Priestia koreensis genome, one window contains:
- the rph gene encoding ribonuclease PH → MRVDNRKQDELRPITIETNYLKHPEGSVLITVGDTKVICAASIDDRVPPFMRGQGKGWITAEYSMLPRATEQRNIRESSKGKVTGRTMEIQRLIGRALRAVVDLEKVGEKTIWIDCDVIQADGGTRTASITGAFVALVLAFQKLVEQKKLEALPITDFLAATSVGVSAEYGQILDLNYVEDSSAEVDMNVIMTGKGQLVEVQGTGEEATFSRQQLNDMLDLAEKGIQDLVSIQKDALGDIADAIK, encoded by the coding sequence ATGCGCGTTGATAATAGAAAGCAGGATGAGTTAAGACCCATCACCATTGAGACAAACTATCTAAAGCACCCAGAAGGCTCTGTTTTAATTACGGTAGGAGATACGAAGGTTATTTGTGCGGCAAGCATTGATGATCGCGTTCCACCGTTTATGAGAGGGCAAGGGAAGGGCTGGATTACAGCAGAATACTCGATGCTTCCAAGAGCAACGGAACAGCGCAATATTCGTGAATCCTCAAAAGGAAAAGTAACAGGTCGCACGATGGAAATTCAGCGTTTAATTGGCCGTGCGCTTCGTGCGGTAGTGGATTTAGAAAAAGTAGGCGAAAAAACGATTTGGATCGACTGTGACGTCATCCAAGCAGATGGTGGTACGCGTACAGCTTCCATTACAGGTGCGTTTGTGGCACTTGTTTTAGCGTTTCAAAAACTTGTGGAGCAAAAGAAACTAGAAGCTCTGCCAATTACGGATTTCTTAGCCGCAACTTCTGTTGGGGTAAGCGCTGAATATGGTCAAATTCTCGATCTAAATTATGTAGAAGATTCATCTGCAGAAGTAGATATGAACGTGATTATGACTGGCAAAGGTCAATTAGTAGAAGTGCAAGGAACAGGAGAAGAAGCAACATTCTCAAGACAACAATTGAATGATATGCTCGACTTAGCTGAGAAAGGCATTCAAGATTTAGTCAGCATTCAAAAAGACGCATTAGGTGACATTGCCGACGCAATTAAGTAA
- a CDS encoding GerMN domain-containing protein, which yields MSKKAKTAVVSTVVVSTVLLSGCGLFGGDKAVEQIDPPKKVSYVEKEQSLKTDASKETKKDEKASKETIKQELYLLDKNGYVVPKTFELPKTQSVAAQSLKYLVKDGPVTDKLPNGFQAVLPADTEVLGVKPEGKDTLIADFSPEFKNYKKEDERKILEAITYTLTQFEGIKNVKIRINGYDQKVMPVNHTPIGEGVSRADGINLDNSDIADLTNTHAITVYYLAGEGKKLYYVPVTKRIPNGDENKFTAVVDELIKGPSMTSGLLSDFNSDAKLLKVPTMENGKLTLDFNKSILGNMKGTKISQHVLDALVLSLTEQPDVKSVQVTVNGKANILDEKGKELTKPVTRPEKVNTGSF from the coding sequence ATGTCCAAAAAGGCAAAAACAGCAGTAGTCTCAACCGTGGTAGTTTCGACGGTTTTATTATCAGGTTGCGGATTGTTTGGCGGAGATAAAGCCGTTGAACAAATTGATCCGCCGAAAAAAGTCTCATATGTAGAAAAAGAGCAATCCTTAAAAACGGATGCATCGAAAGAAACAAAGAAAGACGAAAAAGCATCAAAGGAAACGATTAAACAGGAATTATACTTGCTTGATAAAAACGGATATGTCGTACCTAAAACATTTGAACTGCCAAAAACACAGTCTGTAGCTGCACAGTCTCTCAAATACTTAGTGAAAGACGGACCTGTGACAGATAAGCTTCCAAACGGATTCCAAGCCGTACTTCCTGCTGATACAGAAGTATTAGGAGTGAAGCCGGAAGGGAAAGATACGCTCATTGCGGACTTCTCTCCAGAGTTTAAAAACTATAAAAAAGAAGATGAACGAAAAATTCTTGAAGCCATTACGTATACCCTGACACAGTTTGAAGGCATTAAAAATGTGAAGATTCGTATCAACGGCTATGATCAGAAGGTAATGCCAGTTAACCATACGCCGATTGGAGAAGGCGTTAGCCGAGCAGACGGTATTAATTTGGATAACTCGGATATTGCCGATCTTACAAATACGCATGCGATTACCGTGTACTATTTAGCGGGTGAAGGGAAAAAGCTCTACTACGTACCTGTCACAAAGCGCATTCCAAATGGGGATGAAAATAAATTCACGGCAGTTGTTGATGAGCTGATTAAAGGGCCTTCTATGACATCTGGTCTGTTGAGCGACTTTAATTCAGATGCGAAGCTGTTAAAAGTTCCAACGATGGAGAATGGAAAGCTCACGCTCGATTTTAACAAGTCCATTTTAGGCAACATGAAAGGAACAAAAATTTCACAGCACGTACTAGATGCACTTGTCCTGTCTCTAACTGAGCAGCCCGATGTCAAAAGTGTTCAAGTAACAGTGAATGGGAAGGCAAACATTTTAGATGAAAAGGGCAAAGAATTAACGAAGCCTGTGACAAGACCAGAAAAGGTCAATACAGGTAGTTTTTAA
- the racE gene encoding glutamate racemase: MSRPIGVIDSGVGGLTVAKEIMRQLPKERIIYMGDTARCPYGPRPSEEVRQFTWEMTHYLLKQNIKMLVIACNTATAVVLEEIQEKLDIPVLGVIQPGARAALKVTNNHKIGVIGTNGTIKSQAYPLALTELNSRVEVDSLACPLFVPLVESGNFASDEARRIVQETLAPLTHTDIDTLILGCTHYPVLKKVIQEALGSKVTLISSGEETASEISAILSYSDLLNQNEEEPVHLFLTTGSTELFQAISSSWFDHPMTNVKHIEL; encoded by the coding sequence TTGAGTAGACCAATAGGTGTAATTGATTCAGGAGTAGGCGGATTAACGGTAGCAAAGGAAATTATGCGGCAGTTGCCAAAAGAAAGAATCATTTACATGGGCGATACGGCGCGCTGTCCTTATGGACCGCGCCCAAGTGAGGAAGTAAGACAATTTACATGGGAAATGACCCATTATTTACTGAAGCAAAACATAAAAATGCTGGTCATTGCCTGTAATACGGCAACAGCAGTTGTTTTAGAGGAAATTCAGGAGAAGCTTGATATTCCTGTTTTAGGGGTTATTCAGCCTGGTGCACGTGCCGCTCTTAAGGTAACGAATAATCATAAAATAGGCGTAATTGGTACGAATGGAACGATTAAGAGTCAGGCATATCCGCTTGCACTAACAGAACTCAATAGCAGGGTGGAAGTGGACAGCCTCGCTTGTCCGCTTTTCGTTCCGCTTGTTGAAAGCGGCAATTTTGCAAGTGATGAAGCACGGCGAATTGTCCAAGAAACGCTAGCACCATTAACACATACAGATATTGATACGTTAATTTTAGGATGTACACATTATCCTGTTTTGAAAAAAGTTATTCAAGAAGCGTTGGGGAGTAAGGTGACACTGATTAGCTCTGGCGAAGAGACGGCAAGTGAAATTAGTGCGATTCTGTCCTATAGTGATTTGTTGAATCAAAATGAGGAAGAGCCGGTACATTTATTTTTAACGACGGGGTCTACGGAACTTTTTCAGGCTATTTCTTCTAGCTGGTTTGACCATCCGATGACCAATGTAAAACATATCGAATTGTAG
- a CDS encoding MarR family winged helix-turn-helix transcriptional regulator, protein MISLNNVLNEQSIAQMEKSLRYISTIVKQKGREILNDYTITPPQFVALQWLLEYGDMTIGDLSNKMFSACSTTTDLVDRMERNHLVMRVKDASDRRVVRIHLLEEGTRIIEEVVQKRQDYLKGILDQMTPDAVADLQNGLEKLYIEMKEE, encoded by the coding sequence ATGATATCATTGAATAACGTGTTGAACGAACAGTCGATAGCTCAGATGGAAAAATCACTTCGCTATATCTCTACAATTGTAAAGCAAAAGGGGAGAGAAATTTTAAATGACTATACGATTACTCCTCCTCAATTTGTAGCATTACAGTGGCTTTTAGAGTATGGTGATATGACAATAGGTGACCTTTCAAATAAAATGTTTTCTGCGTGTAGTACGACAACCGATCTCGTAGACCGAATGGAGCGGAACCATCTTGTCATGAGGGTAAAAGATGCAAGTGATCGACGAGTAGTTCGTATTCACCTTCTAGAAGAGGGAACACGAATTATTGAAGAAGTGGTTCAAAAGCGTCAGGATTATCTAAAAGGTATTTTAGATCAAATGACTCCCGATGCGGTTGCAGATCTTCAAAATGGCTTAGAAAAGCTTTATATAGAAATGAAAGAAGAATGA
- a CDS encoding NAD(P)H-dependent oxidoreductase, with translation MRIYVVYDSEGGHTKALAEAIAEGAGRVEGAEVFIDHVHDADVRDLANMDAIIWGGPGHFGTISADLKTWIDKLGYLWANGKLINKIGAVFCTTATVHGGVEAAMLNLITPMLHQGMIIAGLPGNIPENALYGSYYGVGVTCDVDSKDPISEDGLQLGRALGARVAGIAKETTGLRKA, from the coding sequence ATGAGAATTTATGTTGTGTACGATAGTGAAGGTGGACATACAAAAGCACTTGCAGAAGCGATTGCTGAAGGAGCTGGACGTGTAGAAGGTGCAGAAGTATTTATTGATCATGTGCATGATGCAGATGTTCGTGATTTAGCGAATATGGATGCAATCATCTGGGGAGGTCCAGGACATTTCGGTACAATCAGTGCAGATTTAAAAACATGGATCGATAAGCTTGGTTACCTGTGGGCAAATGGAAAGCTTATTAACAAAATTGGGGCTGTATTCTGTACAACAGCAACCGTTCATGGTGGAGTTGAGGCAGCAATGCTTAACCTTATTACACCAATGCTTCATCAAGGAATGATCATCGCTGGATTACCAGGAAATATCCCTGAAAATGCTCTTTACGGTTCATACTACGGTGTAGGCGTAACATGTGATGTTGACAGCAAAGACCCTATCTCTGAAGATGGGTTACAGCTTGGTCGTGCATTAGGTGCACGTGTAGCGGGTATTGCGAAAGAAACAACAGGATTACGAAAAGCATAA
- a CDS encoding DHA2 family efflux MFS transporter permease subunit, with the protein MTSQAAETQDNGIRRHIPLLVILMLGLFLAILNQTLLNVAMPHLMNEFGVSATTIQWLSTGYMLVNGVLIPLSAFLIERFGTRILFLIAMFCFTIGTLVCGIAPNFSIMLIGRIIQAIGGGVLQPLVMTIIFSIFPPEMRGRGMGIFGLAMMFAPAVGPTLSGWVIQNYDWRLMFYALVPFGVIIFAIAAFKLKNVFPPKQVRLDVIGSLLSIVGVASLLYGVSQAGSDGWGDPVVLLTIIIGLIGIVAFILQQLRSERPLLDFRVFNHGIFSLANVINAVITVAMFTGMFLLPIFLQNLRGFTPLQSGLLLLPGALIMLAMSPISGVLFDKVGPRPLAIVGMIITTITTFEFTRLTIDTSYSWILGVYIARSFGMSLLMMPVMTAGMNQLPKHLTSHGTAMTNTLRQVMGSLGISLVTTVYTNRTVFHSVNMSNEMNTANPQFMHSFQSYVQSVAQSMHIPVEQAKTYAMQLLGGKMQIDANVMGINDAFYWSSILCVVGTFLSLFLRDVRKDKAKQKREELPMLPSPKEAKSS; encoded by the coding sequence ATGACTTCTCAAGCTGCTGAAACACAGGATAACGGAATTCGCCGTCATATACCACTCTTGGTTATTTTGATGCTAGGATTGTTCCTAGCCATCCTAAATCAGACGCTTCTAAATGTGGCAATGCCGCATTTAATGAATGAGTTTGGGGTATCTGCTACAACTATTCAGTGGTTATCTACTGGATACATGCTAGTAAACGGTGTGTTAATTCCACTTTCAGCCTTTTTAATTGAGCGGTTTGGTACACGTATTCTGTTTTTAATCGCAATGTTCTGTTTCACAATTGGAACACTTGTATGTGGAATCGCGCCTAACTTTTCAATTATGCTGATTGGACGTATTATCCAAGCAATTGGTGGAGGAGTACTACAACCACTAGTTATGACAATCATCTTTTCGATCTTCCCTCCAGAAATGCGAGGAAGAGGGATGGGGATCTTTGGTTTAGCAATGATGTTCGCTCCGGCGGTTGGTCCAACATTATCTGGTTGGGTTATCCAAAACTATGACTGGCGCCTTATGTTCTACGCGCTTGTTCCATTCGGAGTAATTATTTTCGCTATTGCAGCGTTTAAACTGAAAAATGTGTTCCCGCCAAAACAAGTTCGACTTGATGTAATTGGTTCGTTATTATCAATTGTTGGTGTAGCATCTTTATTATATGGTGTGAGCCAAGCAGGTAGCGATGGTTGGGGAGACCCAGTTGTTCTACTAACAATTATTATTGGACTTATTGGGATCGTTGCATTTATTCTGCAGCAACTACGCTCTGAACGACCACTATTAGACTTTAGAGTGTTTAATCACGGTATCTTTTCATTAGCGAATGTCATCAATGCTGTTATTACAGTTGCGATGTTTACAGGAATGTTCTTGCTTCCGATTTTCTTACAAAACCTTCGAGGGTTTACGCCACTTCAATCTGGTTTATTACTATTACCAGGTGCATTAATTATGCTGGCCATGTCACCAATTTCAGGGGTTTTATTTGATAAAGTAGGGCCAAGACCGTTGGCGATCGTTGGAATGATCATTACGACGATTACAACATTTGAATTCACACGTTTAACAATCGATACATCTTATTCTTGGATTTTAGGTGTTTACATTGCTCGTTCATTTGGTATGTCATTACTTATGATGCCAGTTATGACAGCAGGTATGAACCAATTACCGAAGCACTTAACAAGTCATGGTACAGCGATGACGAATACGCTTCGCCAAGTAATGGGATCACTAGGGATCAGCTTAGTTACAACGGTTTATACAAATCGTACGGTTTTCCATTCAGTGAACATGTCGAACGAAATGAACACGGCAAATCCGCAGTTCATGCACTCGTTCCAATCATATGTTCAATCTGTTGCACAGTCCATGCATATTCCGGTGGAACAAGCAAAAACCTATGCGATGCAACTATTAGGTGGTAAAATGCAAATTGATGCGAACGTTATGGGAATCAATGATGCCTTTTACTGGTCTTCTATTTTATGTGTCGTTGGTACGTTCTTAAGCTTATTCTTACGTGACGTTCGAAAAGACAAAGCGAAACAAAAACGTGAAGAGCTTCCAATGTTACCATCACCAAAAGAAGCAAAGTCATCTTAA
- a CDS encoding HlyD family efflux transporter periplasmic adaptor subunit — MSRGRLILTNIIGMIVVLALIAGGSYYYYQSANYVKTDEAKVAASMGQIVAPTSGKLSGWTVEEGDDVTKDAQVGKVSDGKQTVGVSSSMEGKVIKKEASDNQMVQAGQVLAQTADMNNLYITANIKEDKLKDIEKGDSVDVTVDGDSGTTFEGEVEEIGYATTSTFSVMPQQNTSGNYTKVTQKVPVKISIKAPSDKVLPGMNAEVKISTK; from the coding sequence ATGAGCAGAGGACGCTTAATTCTTACAAATATTATTGGTATGATCGTAGTTCTTGCATTAATCGCAGGAGGTTCTTATTACTACTATCAAAGTGCCAACTACGTAAAAACAGATGAAGCAAAGGTAGCAGCAAGTATGGGTCAAATCGTAGCTCCGACGTCTGGTAAATTATCTGGATGGACAGTTGAAGAAGGGGACGACGTAACAAAAGATGCTCAAGTAGGTAAAGTATCTGATGGTAAGCAAACAGTTGGAGTATCTTCTAGCATGGAAGGTAAAGTAATCAAAAAAGAGGCTTCTGACAACCAAATGGTTCAAGCCGGTCAAGTTCTTGCACAAACTGCAGACATGAATAATCTGTATATTACAGCTAACATTAAAGAAGACAAATTAAAAGATATCGAAAAAGGTGACTCTGTAGACGTAACAGTTGATGGAGACTCAGGTACAACATTTGAAGGTGAAGTAGAAGAAATCGGTTATGCAACAACATCTACTTTCTCCGTAATGCCGCAACAAAACACAAGCGGTAACTACACAAAAGTAACACAAAAAGTACCAGTTAAAATTTCAATTAAAGCACCTTCTGATAAAGTATTACCAGGAATGAACGCTGAAGTAAAAATTTCAACAAAATAA
- a CDS encoding MarR family winged helix-turn-helix transcriptional regulator, which translates to MECDIDMLERINEGLRLIHKKQELILDKVLTPYEITSLQFRIIFKVHKYGAIRVSQLAHKVDVLPSSLTRMVDHLVKNELLQRGYDKEDRRAVVIELTEKGNEVFTQVMDVYIQTASQYNLEDMESGVVTFMDFMKKLDGTMEELHPEKTT; encoded by the coding sequence ATGGAATGTGATATTGATATGTTAGAACGTATAAATGAAGGGCTTCGATTAATTCATAAGAAACAAGAATTAATTTTAGATAAAGTATTGACCCCTTACGAAATCACGTCGCTACAATTTCGCATTATTTTTAAGGTTCACAAGTACGGGGCAATTCGTGTTAGCCAATTAGCTCATAAGGTCGACGTGCTGCCAAGTTCGTTAACAAGAATGGTAGATCATCTTGTTAAAAATGAACTTTTGCAGCGAGGGTATGATAAAGAAGACCGACGAGCAGTTGTGATTGAGTTAACAGAAAAAGGAAATGAAGTTTTTACTCAAGTAATGGATGTCTATATCCAAACCGCTTCACAATATAACCTAGAGGATATGGAGTCTGGGGTTGTTACATTCATGGATTTCATGAAGAAGTTAGATGGAACAATGGAGGAATTACATCCAGAAAAAACTACTTGA
- a CDS encoding MarR family winged helix-turn-helix transcriptional regulator, translated as MVEEKIELAQSVQMSLIAINKKLRPIVDKNLQPYKITGPQFHVMHMIAKEGLTRVTQLADLMNVKPSAITVLMDRLIDRDLVERVHSKRDRRVVMVSLSEQGKALLEEMTESHRKLMNHYFTQFSVEELNTFYQLFEKLDDVISNTEID; from the coding sequence ATGGTAGAAGAAAAAATAGAACTTGCACAAAGTGTCCAAATGTCACTTATTGCTATTAACAAAAAACTCCGACCAATCGTTGATAAAAATTTACAACCATATAAAATTACAGGCCCACAGTTTCACGTTATGCATATGATTGCAAAAGAAGGATTAACAAGAGTTACACAGCTTGCAGACCTAATGAATGTGAAACCGAGCGCAATTACCGTGCTAATGGATCGCTTAATTGATCGCGACTTAGTGGAACGCGTTCACTCCAAACGAGATCGTCGTGTCGTTATGGTGAGTCTCAGTGAACAAGGAAAAGCGCTTCTTGAAGAAATGACTGAATCACACCGCAAACTGATGAATCACTACTTTACACAATTCTCTGTAGAAGAACTGAATACATTCTATCAATTATTTGAGAAGCTAGATGACGTAATCTCAAATACAGAGATTGACTAA
- a CDS encoding LLM class oxidoreductase, whose product MNTFSNHHAYNRMYKEGELTLGLHIPLENYQFATPTMEKQVELSQLAEKYGFTGLWFRDVLLEDPMFGDPAVGQIYDMMIYLTYLASQTKEIALGTSAVVLPLRHPLRIAKEIATIDQLFPERLIMGVSSGDRRADFRGLGVSHADRGARFVESFQYLQQALYEEYPQIAASVGQIQGANLVPKPTTQIPTMITGYSQQSMDWFAEHGDGWMYYPRAPHLQAESIRQWRELVEQYHPGQFKPFTQPMHLDLSEDPNESITPIRLGFRAGRNVLIELLSIYKEIGVNHLFFALFDSQRPAEEVIHELGEEVLPHFPAHR is encoded by the coding sequence ATGAACACATTTTCTAATCACCATGCTTACAATCGTATGTACAAAGAGGGAGAGCTCACGCTAGGGCTTCATATTCCGTTAGAGAATTATCAATTTGCTACTCCAACGATGGAAAAGCAAGTAGAGCTGTCTCAATTGGCAGAGAAATATGGGTTTACAGGGTTATGGTTCCGCGATGTGTTACTAGAAGATCCAATGTTTGGTGATCCGGCGGTAGGTCAAATCTATGATATGATGATTTACCTTACCTATTTAGCAAGCCAAACAAAAGAGATCGCGCTTGGAACTTCAGCGGTAGTGCTACCACTACGTCATCCTTTACGAATTGCAAAAGAGATCGCAACGATTGATCAATTGTTTCCAGAGCGTCTCATTATGGGGGTTTCATCAGGTGATCGCCGCGCTGATTTTAGAGGACTAGGCGTGTCGCACGCTGATCGTGGGGCAAGATTTGTTGAGTCGTTTCAATACTTACAGCAAGCGCTCTATGAAGAATATCCTCAAATTGCTGCCAGTGTTGGACAAATACAAGGGGCTAATTTAGTACCAAAACCGACAACGCAAATTCCAACGATGATCACAGGCTATAGTCAGCAATCAATGGACTGGTTTGCAGAGCATGGAGATGGTTGGATGTACTATCCTCGTGCGCCGCATTTACAAGCAGAGTCCATTAGACAGTGGCGAGAGCTAGTCGAGCAGTACCATCCTGGTCAGTTTAAACCATTCACACAGCCAATGCACTTAGATCTGTCAGAAGATCCGAATGAATCCATTACCCCTATCCGTCTAGGCTTCCGTGCAGGACGAAACGTGTTAATTGAGCTTTTAAGCATTTATAAAGAAATTGGCGTCAATCATTTGTTTTTCGCGCTATTCGACAGTCAGCGACCAGCAGAGGAAGTTATTCATGAATTAGGTGAAGAAGTACTTCCGCATTTTCCTGCTCATCGCTAA
- a CDS encoding winged helix-turn-helix transcriptional regulator translates to MKELEKEYQCAIDLVIDVIGGKWKVLILWNLNEGVKRFNELRRSLPGITQKMLTQQLRELEHHGLIERTVYQQVPPKVEYSTTSQGKKLQATLFAMCEWGDEYAEEKGIVMNRCWTTYDFMKAK, encoded by the coding sequence GTGAAAGAGCTTGAAAAAGAATATCAATGTGCTATTGATTTAGTGATAGATGTTATAGGCGGAAAGTGGAAAGTTCTTATTTTATGGAACTTAAATGAAGGGGTGAAACGTTTTAATGAATTAAGACGTTCATTACCAGGAATTACGCAAAAAATGCTCACTCAGCAGCTACGTGAGCTTGAGCATCACGGGTTAATTGAACGAACGGTGTATCAGCAAGTACCTCCAAAAGTGGAGTATTCCACTACTTCTCAAGGGAAAAAGCTGCAGGCTACGTTATTTGCGATGTGTGAGTGGGGAGACGAGTACGCAGAAGAAAAAGGCATTGTGATGAATCGATGCTGGACGACTTATGATTTTATGAAGGCAAAATAA
- a CDS encoding zinc-binding dehydrogenase — translation MKALLLHDKGQWANMKLEEIETPKPKSGEILVEVHAVGLNPVDYKTATGGNPAWTYPHILAVDVAGTVAAIGESVTQWNIGDRVVYHGDFTKRGGYAEFAITTAHSVSRIPESISYEEAVSLPCAGYTAYQALFRKLPLNNVKTIMIHGGAGGVGGFGVQLAKLAGLEVFSTASSHNHEYVKSLGADHVFDYREEDVTAKVMELTNGRGVDAVVDAVSRQNATDSLDMLAYMGHMVYIAGAPDFTKIKGFTKVVSYHEVALNAAHQSDDQSPQEDLAKMGDDMLSLLEQKKIKSLLEEVITLEEVPAALVRLSERHVRGKIVAKIK, via the coding sequence ATGAAAGCATTACTTTTACATGATAAAGGACAGTGGGCGAACATGAAGCTAGAGGAAATCGAGACGCCTAAGCCAAAAAGCGGAGAAATTTTAGTCGAGGTTCATGCCGTTGGACTGAACCCTGTTGATTACAAGACGGCAACAGGTGGAAACCCTGCTTGGACATACCCACACATTTTGGCAGTAGACGTTGCAGGAACAGTCGCAGCCATTGGTGAGAGTGTGACACAATGGAACATCGGAGATCGCGTTGTTTACCACGGCGATTTCACCAAAAGAGGTGGATATGCTGAATTTGCGATTACTACAGCTCACAGCGTATCACGAATTCCTGAAAGTATTTCTTATGAGGAAGCAGTATCTCTTCCATGTGCAGGATATACAGCGTATCAAGCTTTGTTCCGCAAGCTTCCTCTTAACAACGTGAAAACGATTATGATTCACGGAGGAGCTGGTGGTGTAGGTGGATTTGGTGTCCAACTAGCTAAGCTTGCAGGCCTAGAGGTGTTCTCAACGGCTTCCTCTCATAACCATGAATACGTCAAATCTCTCGGTGCTGATCACGTTTTTGACTACCGAGAAGAAGATGTAACAGCGAAAGTAATGGAGCTTACGAATGGCCGCGGTGTCGATGCAGTAGTTGACGCAGTAAGTCGTCAAAACGCGACAGATTCATTAGATATGCTTGCTTATATGGGACACATGGTCTACATCGCTGGAGCACCTGATTTCACTAAAATTAAAGGCTTCACGAAAGTCGTTTCTTATCACGAAGTTGCCTTAAATGCAGCACATCAGTCCGATGATCAATCGCCACAAGAAGATCTAGCAAAAATGGGCGACGATATGCTGTCTCTATTAGAGCAAAAGAAAATTAAATCGTTACTTGAAGAAGTTATCACGCTTGAAGAAGTCCCAGCAGCGCTAGTACGCTTGTCAGAGCGTCACGTCCGCGGGAAAATTGTCGCAAAAATAAAATAA
- a CDS encoding SDR family NAD(P)-dependent oxidoreductase, translating to MKLFDFRDQVVVVTGASRGIGFTLARSFSTLGAKVVVLGRNASTIQQAANDIQSETANETLGLVCDVTDEQQIERMTEEVIKRFGKIDVLVNNAGATVRKTLDHLEQEEWEKIMKTNVTSVFLTTKVVARKMKEARYGRIINIASMSSEITLSFSTAYGPSKAAVVHFTKQTASELAPYNITVNAVSPGFVKTSLNAKALEDDEFRRPIENRNSMRRIGTIDEIITPVVFFAAKGSSYVTGQNLLVDGGTTSFGF from the coding sequence ATGAAGTTATTTGATTTCCGAGATCAAGTCGTAGTGGTTACAGGAGCAAGCAGGGGCATAGGGTTTACGCTCGCACGATCTTTTTCCACTCTAGGAGCAAAGGTTGTAGTGCTTGGGAGAAATGCTTCGACTATTCAACAAGCGGCCAATGATATTCAAAGTGAAACGGCTAATGAGACGCTCGGTCTTGTTTGTGATGTAACAGATGAACAGCAAATCGAGAGGATGACAGAAGAGGTTATAAAGAGATTTGGAAAAATCGATGTCCTCGTGAATAATGCGGGAGCAACCGTTCGAAAAACGTTAGATCATTTGGAACAGGAAGAATGGGAGAAGATTATGAAAACGAACGTTACGTCTGTTTTTCTAACGACCAAAGTTGTAGCCCGTAAAATGAAGGAAGCGCGTTACGGGCGAATTATCAACATTGCGTCCATGTCCAGTGAAATTACGCTTTCTTTTTCAACTGCATATGGACCTAGTAAAGCAGCGGTCGTTCACTTTACTAAGCAAACAGCGAGTGAGCTAGCTCCTTATAACATTACTGTTAATGCTGTGAGCCCTGGGTTTGTGAAAACGTCTCTAAATGCCAAAGCGCTCGAGGATGATGAGTTTAGACGTCCTATTGAAAATCGTAATTCGATGCGTCGTATCGGAACAATTGACGAAATTATTACGCCCGTTGTTTTTTTCGCAGCAAAGGGATCTAGTTACGTCACCGGTCAAAACTTACTCGTTGATGGGGGAACTACCTCTTTCGGCTTTTAA